One genomic window of Punica granatum isolate Tunisia-2019 chromosome 1, ASM765513v2, whole genome shotgun sequence includes the following:
- the LOC116192080 gene encoding iron-sulfur assembly protein IscA-like 1, mitochondrial gives MTGNRHWVCYEMHGQGCPPNIVTYSTVMNYLTKAERYLPYTLNYSDEKGKFDELTEDKGVKILIDPKALMHVIGTKMDFVDDKLRSEFIFINPNSKGQCGCGESFMTTNRSGAAKRGGS, from the exons ATGACTGGAAATCGGCATTGGGTGTGTTACGAAATGCACGGCCAAGGGTGCCCCCCAAACATCGTCACTTACTCGACGGTCATGAATTATCTCACCAAGGCGGAGAGGTATCTTCCCTACACCCTCAATTACTCAG ATGAGAAGGGGAAGTTTGATGAGTTGACCGAAGACAAAGGTGTGAAGATATTGATCGATCCAAAGGCTCTGATGCACGTGATTGGAACCAAGATGGATTTTGTCGATGACAAGCTCAG GTCCGAGTTCATCTTTATCAATCCAAATTCTAAAGGGCAATGTGGTTGTGGAGAGTCCTTTATGACAACAAATCGTTCGGGGGCAGCTAAGCGAGGTGGCAGTTGA